A genomic window from Passer domesticus isolate bPasDom1 chromosome Z, bPasDom1.hap1, whole genome shotgun sequence includes:
- the CDK7 gene encoding cyclin-dependent kinase 7 isoform X2 → METDLEVIIKDTSIVLTQSHIKAYMLMTLQGLEYLHQHWILHRDLKPNNLLLDENGVLKLADFGLAKSFGSPNRVYTHQVVTRWYRAPELLFGARMYGVGVDMWAVGCILAELLLRVPFLPGDSDLDQLTRIFETLGTPTEEQWPGMTSLPDYVTFKPFPGMPLQHIFSAAGDDLLNLLQGLFTFNPSTRVTATQALKQKYFSNRPGPTPGNQLPRPNCPAEAAKEQQNALLNLKRKRTEGIDQGLPKKLIF, encoded by the exons GTTATTATAAAGGATACAAGTATTGTGCTGACACAGTCTCACATCAAGGCATATATGCTGATGACACTTCAAGGATTAGAATATTTACATCAGCATTGGATTCTACACAGG GATCTTAAACCAAATAACTTGTTGCTAGATGAAAATGGAGTTTTAAAATTGGCTGACTTTGGCTTGGCAAAATCTTTTGGAAGCCCAAACAGAGTTTATACACACCAGGTAGTAACAAG GTGGTACCGAGCCCCAGAACTATTGTTTGGGGCTAGAATGTATGGTGTTGGTGTTGATATGTGGGCTGTTGGTTGTATTTTAGCCGAATTGCTCCTCAGA GTTCCTTTTTTGCCTGGAGACTCTGATCTTGACCAGCTGACAAGGATATTTGAAACACTGGGCACTCCAacagaagaacaatggcct GGGATGACAAGTCTTCCAGATTATGTCACATTTAAGCCATTCCCTGGAATGCCACTTCAGCATATCTTCAGTGCAGCTGGTGATGATCTGCTCAACCTTCTTCAAGGCTTATTCACATTTAATCCTTCCACTAGAGTAACAGCAACTCAG GCATTGAAACAGAAGTATTTCAGTAACCGACCAGGACCCACTCCAGGAAACCAGCTGCCAAGACCCAACTGTCCTGCCGAAGCTGCAAAGGAGCAACAAAATgcacttttaaatttaaaaaggaaaagaacagaaGGAATAGATCAAG GATTACcaaaaaaactgattttttga